In Micromonospora sp. WMMD980, the following are encoded in one genomic region:
- a CDS encoding EboA domain-containing protein, which translates to MTPDRLRAALRGVPDPQWLDAALRRVASEPAAIPRYFAPAARRCGRGPVPDPPGWTVDEAARALLLTALPGGHATAAETLYREGDAAEKRAVLRALPLLPIGAECVPLLHDAIRTNDTRLVAAALGPYARHLEQPAWRQAVLKCVFAGVPLAVVDGLTERADGELAQMLAAYTAERHAAGRTMPADATELLDRLTITTTEA; encoded by the coding sequence ATGACACCCGACCGACTGCGCGCCGCGCTGCGGGGCGTACCCGATCCGCAGTGGCTGGACGCGGCGCTGCGCCGCGTCGCGAGCGAACCCGCGGCGATCCCGCGCTACTTCGCCCCCGCCGCCCGGCGGTGCGGACGCGGGCCGGTGCCCGACCCGCCCGGCTGGACCGTCGACGAGGCCGCCCGGGCGCTGCTGCTGACCGCGCTGCCCGGCGGGCACGCCACCGCCGCCGAGACGCTCTACCGGGAGGGCGACGCCGCCGAGAAGCGGGCCGTGCTGCGGGCGCTGCCGCTGCTGCCGATCGGGGCGGAGTGCGTGCCGCTGCTGCACGACGCGATCCGCACCAACGACACCCGGCTGGTCGCCGCCGCGCTCGGCCCCTACGCCCGGCACCTGGAGCAGCCGGCCTGGCGGCAGGCGGTGCTGAAGTGCGTCTTCGCCGGCGTGCCGCTGGCCGTGGTGGACGGCCTGACCGAGCGGGCCGACGGCGAGCTGGCGCAGATGCTCGCCGCGTACACCGCCGAGCGGCACGCCGCCGGACGGACCATGCCCGCCGACGCCACCGAGCTGCTCGACCGGCTCACCATCACCACCACGGAGGCGTGA
- a CDS encoding TatD family hydrolase, translated as MRIFDPHIHMTSRTTDDYERMAAAGVRAVVEPAFWLGQPRTSVQSFVDYFDSLVGWEPFRAGQFGVRHHATVALNPKEANDPRCRPVLDVLPRYLDKDGVVAVGEIGYDAMTPAEDAALAGQLALAVAHDLPALVHTPHRDKARGVERTLAVVAESGIAPGRVLIDHLNEVTVELVRDTGCWLGFSIYPETKMSPPRMVELLKAYGTERMLVNSAADWGRSDPLLTRATGEAMLAAGFDADDVDRVLWRNPVEFYGQSGRLDLTDLEDPAATFAGNSILRGGA; from the coding sequence ATGCGCATCTTCGACCCGCACATCCACATGACGTCGCGGACCACCGACGACTACGAGCGGATGGCCGCCGCCGGGGTGCGGGCGGTGGTCGAACCGGCGTTCTGGCTGGGCCAGCCGCGCACCAGCGTGCAGAGCTTCGTCGACTACTTCGACTCGCTGGTCGGCTGGGAGCCGTTCCGGGCCGGGCAGTTCGGTGTCCGGCACCACGCCACGGTGGCGCTGAACCCGAAGGAGGCCAACGACCCGCGCTGCCGCCCGGTGCTCGACGTGCTGCCCCGCTATCTGGACAAGGACGGCGTGGTGGCGGTCGGCGAGATCGGCTACGACGCGATGACCCCGGCCGAGGACGCCGCGCTGGCCGGGCAGCTCGCGCTGGCCGTCGCGCACGACCTGCCCGCCCTGGTGCACACCCCGCACCGGGACAAGGCGCGCGGCGTCGAGCGCACCCTGGCGGTGGTCGCCGAGTCGGGCATCGCACCCGGGCGGGTGCTGATCGACCACCTCAACGAGGTGACCGTGGAGCTGGTCCGGGACACCGGCTGCTGGCTCGGCTTCTCGATCTATCCGGAGACCAAGATGTCGCCGCCGCGGATGGTCGAGCTGCTGAAGGCGTACGGGACGGAGCGGATGCTGGTCAACTCGGCCGCCGACTGGGGGCGCTCCGACCCGCTGCTGACCCGGGCCACCGGGGAGGCGATGCTGGCCGCCGGGTTCGACGCCGACGACGTGGACCGGGTGCTGTGGCGCAACCCGGTGGAGTTCTACGGCCAGTCCGGCCGGCTGGACCTCACCGACCTGGAGGACCCGGCCGCCACGTTCGCCGGCAACTCGATCCTGCGTGGGGGCGCGTGA
- the eboE gene encoding metabolite traffic protein EboE, whose protein sequence is MRLRHADGTTVHLGYCTNVHPAEDLPGILAQLDTYAVAVRRRLDADLLGLGLWLAAPVAAALAADPAARRRLRHELTVRGLEVVTLNGFPYAAFQAPVVKGAVYRPDWTTPERLAYTLDLARVLADLLPDDAARGSISTLPLAWRTPWGPDRADTARRRLDALAAGLAAVRLDTGRTVRVGFEPEPGCLVESTGQAATALSGVDPEWLGICLDLAHLACAWEEPVEALARLRDAGLPVVKVQVSAAVEAPDPAGATEALRRFVEPRFLHQTRAAGCAGAADPADPAWAADDLEAALDARLPGAWRVHYHVPLHAPPEEPLRSTVPVLRATLAALYAGPAAGCDHLDVETYTWGVLPEARRPRGDAELAAGIAAELAFARDELGAVGVGVSS, encoded by the coding sequence ATGCGGCTGCGCCACGCCGACGGCACCACCGTCCACCTCGGCTACTGCACGAACGTCCACCCGGCGGAGGACCTGCCGGGCATCCTCGCCCAGCTCGACACCTACGCGGTCGCGGTGCGCCGGCGACTCGACGCCGACCTGCTCGGGCTGGGGCTGTGGCTGGCCGCGCCGGTGGCCGCCGCGCTCGCCGCCGACCCGGCGGCCCGCCGCCGGCTGCGCCACGAGCTGACCGTACGCGGGTTGGAGGTGGTCACGCTCAACGGCTTCCCGTACGCGGCGTTCCAGGCGCCGGTGGTCAAGGGCGCGGTCTACCGGCCGGACTGGACCACGCCGGAGCGCCTCGCGTACACCCTGGACCTGGCCCGGGTGCTCGCCGACCTGCTGCCCGACGACGCGGCCCGGGGGTCGATCTCGACGCTGCCGCTGGCCTGGCGCACGCCGTGGGGCCCGGACCGGGCCGACACCGCCCGGCGTCGGCTCGACGCGCTCGCCGCCGGGCTGGCCGCGGTGCGCCTCGACACCGGCCGGACGGTCCGGGTCGGGTTCGAGCCGGAGCCCGGCTGCCTGGTCGAGTCGACCGGGCAGGCCGCCACCGCCCTGTCCGGCGTGGACCCGGAGTGGCTCGGGATCTGCCTGGACCTGGCGCACCTGGCGTGCGCCTGGGAGGAGCCGGTCGAGGCGCTGGCCCGGCTGCGCGACGCCGGGCTGCCGGTGGTCAAGGTGCAGGTGTCGGCCGCCGTCGAGGCGCCCGACCCGGCCGGCGCGACCGAGGCGCTGCGCCGCTTCGTCGAGCCGAGGTTCCTGCACCAGACCCGGGCGGCCGGCTGTGCCGGCGCCGCCGACCCGGCCGACCCGGCGTGGGCGGCCGACGACCTGGAGGCGGCGCTGGACGCGCGGCTGCCGGGGGCGTGGCGGGTGCACTACCACGTGCCGCTGCACGCCCCGCCGGAGGAACCGTTGCGCTCGACCGTGCCGGTGCTGCGGGCCACCCTCGCCGCGCTGTACGCCGGACCGGCCGCCGGCTGCGACCACCTCGACGTGGAGACGTACACCTGGGGTGTGCTGCCGGAGGCGCGGCGGCCGCGCGGCGACGCGGAGCTGGCCGCCGGCATCGCCGCCGAACTGGCCTTCGCCCGCGACGAGCTGGGCGCTGTCGGGGTGGGGGTGTCCTCATGA
- a CDS encoding nucleotide pyrophosphatase/phosphodiesterase family protein, translating to MSRRLVVLDVVGLTPRLLAHMPRLRAVADAGFAAELGTVLPAVTCSAQATFLTGEPPAGHGVVGNGWYFRDLGEVLLWRQHHALVGGEKVWQAARRVEPGYRVANVCWWYAMGADVDWTVTPRPVYHADGRKEPDCWTDPPELHDTLTDALGVFPLFSYWGPGAGLPSSAWISRAAQRILADHAPDLTLVYLPHLDYDLQRFGPSAPRAAVAAAELDAVLGPLLDAARERDATVVALSEYGITDVSRPVDVNRMLRAEGLLRVHTQAGMEYLEPWTSRAFAVADHQVAHVYVRDPADVPAVAKLCAALPGVAEVLDAAGQAGYGLDHARSGELVLVAEPDAWFTYYYWLDDARAPDFARLVEIHRKPGYDPAELFFDPAAPGAAKRRAAVALARKKLGMRYLMSVVGLDAGARAVRGSHGRLPADPADGPVLLCSDPAAARERVEATEVKALLLHLAGLTFVDPRQK from the coding sequence ATGAGCCGGCGGCTGGTGGTGCTCGACGTGGTCGGGCTGACGCCGCGGCTGCTGGCGCACATGCCGCGGCTGCGCGCGGTGGCCGATGCCGGTTTCGCCGCCGAGCTGGGCACCGTGCTGCCGGCGGTGACCTGCTCGGCGCAGGCCACCTTCCTCACCGGCGAGCCGCCCGCCGGGCACGGCGTGGTGGGCAACGGCTGGTACTTCCGGGACCTCGGCGAGGTGCTGCTCTGGCGGCAGCACCACGCGCTCGTCGGCGGCGAGAAGGTGTGGCAGGCGGCCCGCCGCGTCGAGCCGGGCTACCGGGTGGCGAACGTCTGCTGGTGGTACGCGATGGGCGCGGACGTCGACTGGACGGTCACGCCGCGTCCGGTCTACCACGCCGACGGGCGCAAGGAGCCGGACTGCTGGACCGACCCGCCGGAGCTGCACGACACGCTCACCGACGCGCTCGGGGTGTTCCCGCTGTTCAGCTACTGGGGGCCGGGCGCGGGGCTGCCGTCCTCGGCGTGGATCAGCCGGGCCGCGCAGCGGATCCTCGCCGACCACGCCCCCGACCTGACCCTGGTCTACCTGCCGCACCTCGACTACGACCTGCAACGCTTCGGCCCGTCCGCGCCGCGGGCCGCCGTCGCGGCGGCGGAGCTGGACGCGGTGCTCGGGCCGCTGCTGGACGCGGCGCGCGAGCGCGACGCCACGGTGGTGGCGTTGTCGGAGTACGGCATCACCGACGTGTCCCGCCCGGTGGACGTCAACCGGATGCTGCGCGCCGAGGGGCTGCTGCGGGTGCACACCCAGGCCGGGATGGAATACCTGGAACCGTGGACGTCGCGGGCCTTCGCGGTGGCCGACCACCAGGTCGCGCACGTCTACGTGCGGGACCCGGCGGACGTGCCGGCGGTGGCGAAGCTCTGCGCCGCGCTGCCCGGTGTGGCCGAGGTGCTGGACGCGGCCGGGCAGGCCGGGTACGGGCTGGACCACGCCCGCTCCGGTGAGCTGGTGCTGGTGGCCGAGCCGGACGCCTGGTTCACCTACTACTACTGGCTGGACGACGCGCGGGCGCCCGACTTCGCCCGGCTGGTCGAGATCCACCGCAAGCCGGGCTACGACCCGGCCGAGCTGTTCTTCGACCCGGCCGCGCCGGGCGCGGCGAAGCGCCGGGCGGCGGTGGCGCTGGCCCGCAAGAAGCTCGGGATGCGCTACCTGATGAGCGTGGTGGGGCTGGACGCGGGCGCGCGGGCGGTGCGTGGTTCGCACGGGCGGCTGCCGGCCGACCCGGCGGACGGGCCGGTGCTGCTCTGTTCCGACCCGGCGGCGGCCCGGGAGCGGGTCGAGGCGACCGAGGTGAAGGCGCTGCTGCTCCACCTCGCCGGCCTAACTTTTGTCGATCCGCGTCAAAAGTAG
- a CDS encoding RICIN domain-containing protein: protein MSSHPHHPPARRRLAAGAALLLAATAGTVALAATPVPASAHPIPASDFQQVELARGVAETGEPMSLAVLPDRSVLHTARNGTLRRTDAAGVTTVVGTLAVYTHDEEGLQGVGVDPGFAANRHIYLYYAPPLSTPAGDAPATGTDFSAWQGVNRLSRFTLNADFTLNQASKVDVLDVPADRGLCCHVGGDIDFDAAGNLYLSTGDDTNPFDSAGYAPIDERANRNPGYDAQRSAGNTNDLRGKILRIKVNANGTYSIPSGNLFAPGTAKTRPEIYAMGFRNPFRMSVDKATGIVYVGDYGPDAGTTSARGPSGQVEFDRVTGPGNYGWPYCTGTNTATETYAEWDFATGTAGAKFNCTGGPTNNSFRNTGLATLPAAKPAWIRYGGDAGTPSEFGGGSESPMGGPVYRYDAANPSTTKFPQSFDGQFFATEFGRGWIKPIHLNADGSPGTIDAFPWTGKQVMDSAFGPDGAYYVLDYGTGYFNGDANSALYRFDYLGGGNRAPVARAAADRTSGAAPLAVAFSSAGSSDPEGGALTYSWAFGDGGTSTAANPSHTYTANGRYTATLTVRDPQGATGTASVVITVGNTAPTVVIETPGNGKLFSFGDTVPFRITVTDPEDATIDCTKVKMTYVLGHDQHGHQITSATGCTGTIAIPVDGEHDDAANIFAIFDAEYTDSGGLTTHTQHTLQPRHRQAEHFKTSSGINTFDKGTAEGGKTVGDIHNGDWIAFQPYLLADATGFSARVSSAGAGGTLQVRAGSATGTVLGSATVPVTGAWDSFTTVTGALTNPPAGTTTLYLTFAGGTGALYDLDAFTFTTSAVRTGPVKGLAGKCLDVRNAATADGTQIQIYTCNGTAAQTWTVTPNSTVQAYGKCLDVSGGASADGTKIQLWTCNGTGAQNWSAQADGTVRNPQSGKCLDVSGNNSADSTPVHLWTCTAAANQKWTLP, encoded by the coding sequence ATGTCCAGCCACCCCCACCACCCACCCGCCCGACGACGACTGGCCGCCGGCGCGGCGCTGCTGCTCGCCGCCACCGCCGGCACGGTCGCCCTGGCCGCGACGCCCGTCCCGGCGTCCGCCCACCCCATCCCGGCGAGCGACTTCCAGCAGGTCGAGCTGGCCCGCGGCGTCGCCGAGACCGGCGAGCCGATGTCGCTCGCGGTGCTGCCCGACCGCTCGGTCCTGCACACCGCCCGCAACGGCACACTGCGCCGCACCGACGCGGCCGGCGTCACCACGGTCGTCGGCACCCTCGCCGTCTACACCCACGACGAGGAGGGGTTGCAGGGCGTCGGCGTCGACCCCGGCTTCGCCGCCAACCGGCACATCTACCTCTACTACGCGCCGCCGCTCTCCACCCCGGCCGGGGACGCGCCGGCCACCGGCACCGACTTCTCCGCCTGGCAGGGCGTCAACCGGCTCTCCCGGTTCACGCTCAACGCCGACTTCACGCTCAACCAGGCGAGCAAGGTCGACGTGCTCGACGTGCCGGCCGACCGAGGACTCTGCTGCCACGTCGGCGGCGACATCGACTTCGACGCGGCCGGCAACCTCTACCTCTCCACCGGCGACGACACCAACCCGTTCGACTCCGCCGGTTACGCCCCGATCGACGAGCGCGCCAACCGCAACCCCGGATACGACGCGCAGCGCAGCGCCGGCAACACCAACGACCTGCGCGGCAAGATCCTCCGGATCAAGGTCAACGCCAACGGCACCTACTCGATCCCCAGCGGCAACCTCTTCGCGCCCGGCACCGCGAAGACCCGCCCGGAGATCTACGCGATGGGCTTCCGCAACCCGTTCCGGATGAGCGTCGACAAGGCCACCGGCATCGTCTACGTCGGCGACTACGGGCCGGACGCCGGGACCACCTCGGCGCGCGGCCCGTCCGGGCAGGTCGAGTTCGACCGGGTCACCGGGCCCGGCAACTACGGCTGGCCGTACTGCACCGGCACCAACACGGCCACCGAGACGTACGCCGAGTGGGACTTCGCCACCGGCACGGCCGGCGCGAAGTTCAACTGCACCGGCGGGCCGACCAACAACTCGTTCCGCAACACCGGCCTGGCGACGCTGCCGGCCGCCAAGCCGGCCTGGATCCGCTACGGCGGCGACGCCGGCACCCCGAGCGAGTTCGGCGGCGGCTCCGAGTCGCCGATGGGCGGGCCGGTCTACCGCTACGACGCGGCCAACCCGTCCACCACCAAGTTCCCGCAGTCCTTCGACGGGCAGTTCTTCGCCACCGAGTTCGGGCGCGGCTGGATCAAGCCGATCCACCTCAACGCCGACGGCTCGCCCGGCACCATCGACGCGTTTCCGTGGACCGGCAAGCAGGTGATGGACTCCGCGTTCGGCCCGGACGGCGCCTACTACGTGCTCGACTACGGCACCGGCTACTTCAACGGCGACGCCAACTCGGCGCTCTACCGCTTCGACTACCTGGGCGGCGGCAACCGCGCCCCGGTGGCCCGGGCCGCCGCCGACCGGACCTCCGGCGCCGCGCCGCTGGCGGTGGCGTTCTCCTCGGCCGGCTCGTCCGACCCGGAGGGGGGCGCGCTCACCTACTCCTGGGCGTTCGGCGACGGCGGCACCTCCACCGCGGCCAACCCGTCGCACACCTACACCGCCAACGGCCGCTACACCGCCACGCTGACCGTCCGCGACCCGCAGGGCGCCACCGGCACCGCGAGCGTGGTGATCACCGTCGGCAACACCGCGCCGACAGTGGTCATCGAGACGCCCGGCAACGGCAAGCTCTTCTCCTTCGGCGACACGGTCCCGTTCCGGATCACCGTCACCGACCCGGAGGACGCCACCATCGACTGCACCAAGGTCAAGATGACCTACGTGCTCGGCCACGACCAGCACGGCCACCAGATCACCTCGGCGACCGGCTGCACCGGCACGATAGCCATCCCGGTGGACGGCGAGCACGACGACGCGGCGAACATCTTCGCCATCTTCGACGCCGAGTACACCGACTCCGGCGGCCTCACCACCCACACCCAGCACACGCTCCAGCCCCGGCACCGGCAGGCCGAGCACTTCAAGACCTCGTCCGGGATCAACACGTTCGACAAGGGCACCGCCGAGGGCGGCAAGACCGTCGGCGACATCCACAACGGCGACTGGATCGCGTTCCAGCCGTACCTGCTCGCCGACGCCACCGGGTTCAGCGCCCGGGTCTCCTCGGCCGGCGCGGGCGGCACGCTCCAGGTGCGGGCCGGCTCGGCCACCGGCACCGTGCTCGGCTCGGCCACCGTCCCGGTCACCGGCGCCTGGGACTCGTTCACCACGGTCACCGGCGCCCTCACCAACCCGCCGGCCGGCACCACCACGCTCTACCTCACGTTCGCCGGCGGCACCGGGGCGCTCTACGACCTGGACGCGTTCACGTTCACCACCTCGGCCGTGCGGACCGGGCCGGTGAAGGGACTGGCCGGCAAGTGCCTCGACGTGCGCAACGCGGCGACCGCCGACGGCACCCAGATCCAGATCTACACCTGCAACGGCACCGCCGCGCAGACGTGGACCGTGACGCCCAACTCGACAGTGCAGGCGTACGGCAAGTGCCTGGACGTGTCCGGCGGGGCGAGCGCGGACGGCACGAAGATCCAGCTCTGGACGTGCAACGGCACCGGCGCGCAGAACTGGTCGGCGCAGGCCGACGGCACGGTGCGCAACCCGCAGTCCGGCAAGTGCCTCGACGTCAGCGGCAACAACTCCGCCGACAGCACGCCGGTGCACCTGTGGACCTGCACGGCCGCCGCCAACCAGAAGTGGACGCTGCCGTGA
- a CDS encoding ThuA domain-containing protein codes for MRLLRIALVAMTAVAATSAATPASAADAPYDVLVFSKTVGFRHDSIAVGTQTVRDLGAANNFTVTATEDAAQFTTANLARFEAVIFLNTTGDVLNATQQTAFESYIGAGGGYVGVHSAADTEYDWPFYGNLVGAWFASHPAIQPATVKVEDRAHAATAHLPQRWNRTDEWYDYRTNARSTAHVLASLDESSYSGGSMGGDHPHAWCKSYGGGRSFYTGGGHTQASYAEPAFRAHLLGGIRYAAGRTRADCRPETGYTALYDGGTTGWSQAGPGSFTNADATLTSVGGMGLYWYSAKQFTNYSLKLDWRLAGDDNSGVFVGFPPSSDPNSAVNNGYEVQIDPTDSADKTTGAIYGFKSADLAARDAALNPAGEWNTYEILVEGERLQVFLNGVRINDFTNTDPVRSLAGHVGIQNHGTGDDASFRNIRIKELGGTPPPSGNTTVQAESFSAASGVSAFTKAGANGGQTLGYVDPGDWAAYQGLDLTGVTSVRARVVSGGPGGTIQVRTGSPTGPVLGQVAVPNTGGWTTFADVTTALSGVPSGIQTVYLTFTGSGSGLFDVDDFTLVRGGGGTGGTGPVRGLAGKCLDVRNAATADGTQIQLYTCNSSTAQTWTVTPNGPVKALGKCLDVSGGASADGTKIQLWTCNGTGAQNWSAQADGTVRNPQSGKCLDVSGNNSADGTAVHLWTCTGAANQRWTLP; via the coding sequence ATGAGACTCCTCCGTATCGCGCTGGTGGCGATGACAGCCGTCGCCGCCACCAGCGCCGCCACCCCGGCGAGCGCCGCCGACGCCCCGTACGACGTGCTGGTCTTCTCGAAGACCGTCGGCTTCCGGCACGACTCCATCGCGGTCGGCACGCAGACCGTCCGCGACCTCGGCGCGGCGAACAACTTCACCGTCACCGCCACCGAGGACGCCGCCCAGTTCACCACCGCCAACCTGGCCCGCTTCGAGGCGGTGATCTTCCTCAACACCACCGGCGACGTGCTGAACGCGACCCAGCAGACCGCGTTCGAGTCGTACATCGGCGCCGGCGGCGGATACGTGGGCGTGCACTCCGCCGCCGACACCGAGTACGACTGGCCGTTCTACGGCAACCTGGTCGGCGCCTGGTTCGCGTCCCACCCGGCGATCCAGCCGGCCACCGTCAAGGTGGAGGACCGGGCGCACGCGGCCACCGCGCACCTGCCACAACGCTGGAACCGCACCGACGAGTGGTACGACTACCGCACCAACGCCCGCTCCACCGCACACGTGCTGGCGAGCCTCGACGAGTCTTCGTACAGCGGGGGTTCGATGGGTGGCGACCACCCGCACGCCTGGTGCAAGTCCTACGGCGGCGGCCGGTCCTTCTACACCGGCGGCGGGCACACCCAGGCGTCGTACGCCGAGCCCGCGTTCCGCGCCCACCTGCTCGGCGGCATCCGCTACGCCGCCGGGCGCACCAGGGCCGACTGCCGGCCGGAGACCGGCTACACCGCGCTCTACGACGGCGGCACCACCGGCTGGTCCCAGGCCGGGCCGGGCAGCTTCACCAACGCCGACGCCACGCTGACCTCGGTCGGCGGCATGGGCCTCTACTGGTACAGCGCGAAGCAGTTCACCAACTACTCGCTCAAGCTGGACTGGCGGCTCGCCGGCGACGACAACTCCGGCGTGTTCGTCGGCTTCCCGCCGTCGAGCGACCCGAACTCGGCCGTGAACAACGGCTACGAGGTGCAGATCGACCCCACCGACTCGGCGGACAAGACCACCGGGGCGATCTACGGGTTCAAGTCCGCCGACCTGGCCGCCCGGGACGCGGCGCTGAACCCGGCGGGGGAGTGGAACACCTACGAGATCCTGGTCGAGGGCGAACGGCTCCAGGTCTTCCTCAACGGCGTGCGGATCAACGACTTCACCAACACCGACCCGGTCCGGTCGCTCGCCGGGCACGTCGGCATCCAGAACCACGGCACCGGCGACGACGCGTCGTTCCGCAACATCCGGATCAAGGAACTGGGCGGCACCCCGCCGCCGAGCGGCAACACCACCGTGCAGGCCGAGTCGTTCAGCGCGGCCAGCGGCGTCAGCGCGTTCACCAAGGCCGGGGCCAACGGCGGGCAGACCCTGGGGTACGTCGACCCGGGCGACTGGGCCGCGTACCAGGGCCTGGACCTGACCGGGGTGACGTCGGTGCGGGCCCGGGTGGTCTCGGGCGGACCGGGCGGCACGATCCAGGTGCGCACGGGTTCGCCGACCGGCCCGGTGCTCGGCCAGGTGGCGGTGCCCAACACCGGCGGCTGGACCACGTTCGCCGACGTCACCACCGCGCTGAGCGGCGTGCCGTCGGGGATCCAGACGGTATACCTGACGTTCACCGGCAGCGGGTCCGGGCTCTTCGACGTGGACGACTTCACGCTGGTCCGTGGTGGTGGCGGCACCGGCGGGACCGGCCCGGTGCGGGGCCTGGCCGGCAAGTGCCTCGACGTGCGCAACGCGGCGACCGCCGACGGCACCCAGATCCAGCTCTACACCTGCAACTCGTCGACGGCGCAGACCTGGACGGTGACGCCGAACGGGCCGGTGAAGGCGCTCGGCAAGTGCCTGGACGTCTCCGGCGGGGCGAGCGCGGACGGCACGAAGATCCAGCTCTGGACGTGCAACGGCACGGGTGCGCAGAACTGGTCGGCGCAGGCCGACGGCACGGTGCGCAACCCGCAGTCCGGCAAGTGCCTGGACGTGTCCGGTAACAACTCCGCCGACGGCACGGCGGTGCACCTGTGGACCTGCACGGGCGCCGCCAACCAGCGCTGGACCCTGCCGTGA
- a CDS encoding sugar phosphate isomerase/epimerase family protein, with translation MARPITLFTGQWADLPFDEVCRLAAEWGYDGLEIACWGDHFEVDKALADDSYVERRRETLAKHNLQVFTISNHLVGQAVCDHPIDERHQDILPARIWGDGEPEGVRHRAAEEMKDTALAAAKLGVRTVVGFTGSSIWHTLAMFPPVPPAMIERGYQDFADRWNPILDVFDEVGVRFAHEVHPSEIAYDYWTTKRTLEAIGHREAFGLNWDPSHFVWQELDPVNFIFDFADRIYHVDCKDAKVRTGDGRRGRLSSHLPWADLRRGWDFVSTGHGDVPWEDCFRALNAIGYAGPISIEWEDAGMDRLVGAPEALQFVRRLAFDAPSAAFDAAFSSRD, from the coding sequence ATGGCGCGACCGATCACGCTCTTCACCGGCCAGTGGGCCGATCTTCCGTTCGACGAGGTCTGCCGGCTCGCCGCCGAGTGGGGGTACGACGGCCTGGAGATCGCCTGCTGGGGCGACCACTTCGAGGTCGACAAGGCGCTCGCCGACGACTCCTACGTCGAGCGCAGGCGGGAGACCCTGGCCAAGCACAACCTCCAGGTCTTCACGATCTCCAACCACCTGGTCGGGCAGGCGGTCTGCGACCACCCGATCGACGAGCGGCACCAGGACATCCTGCCCGCCCGGATCTGGGGCGACGGCGAGCCGGAGGGGGTGCGCCACCGGGCCGCCGAGGAGATGAAGGACACCGCGCTGGCGGCGGCGAAGCTCGGCGTACGCACCGTGGTCGGCTTCACCGGGTCGTCGATCTGGCACACGCTGGCGATGTTCCCGCCGGTGCCGCCCGCCATGATCGAGCGCGGCTACCAGGACTTCGCCGACCGGTGGAACCCGATCCTGGACGTCTTCGACGAGGTGGGCGTGCGCTTCGCGCACGAGGTGCACCCCAGCGAGATCGCCTACGACTACTGGACCACGAAGCGCACGCTGGAGGCGATCGGCCACCGGGAGGCGTTCGGGCTCAACTGGGACCCGTCGCACTTCGTCTGGCAGGAACTGGACCCGGTCAACTTCATCTTCGACTTCGCCGACCGGATCTACCACGTGGACTGCAAGGACGCGAAGGTCCGCACCGGCGACGGCCGGCGCGGCCGGCTCTCCTCCCACCTGCCCTGGGCCGACCTGCGACGCGGCTGGGACTTCGTCTCCACCGGCCACGGCGACGTGCCGTGGGAGGACTGCTTCCGGGCGTTGAACGCGATCGGCTACGCCGGCCCGATCTCGATCGAGTGGGAGGACGCCGGCATGGACCGCCTGGTCGGCGCGCCCGAGGCGCTCCAGTTCGTCCGCCGCCTGGCCTTCGACGCCCCGAGCGCGGCGTTCGACGCCGCCTTCAGCAGCCGCGACTGA